The Starkeya sp. ORNL1 DNA window AGGATGGATTCGGCGGCGGTGTCGATGCGGGCGCGGGCCTTCACCTCGACGAACAGCAGCAGCGATTCGCACCGCGCCACCAAATCGATCTCGCCGCGCGGCGTGCGCACCCGCGTCGCCACGATGCTGAAGCCCTTGGAAACCAGCAGCGCCGAGGCGGTGGCTTCGGCATCGACTCCGCGGGTGAAGGCGGCGCGGCGGGCTTCAGTCACCACTCGTGCGCTCCAAAGTAA harbors:
- a CDS encoding YraN family protein, with product MVTEARRAAFTRGVDAEATASALLVSKGFSIVATRVRTPRGEIDLVARCESLLLFVEVKARARIDTAAESILPRQRRRIVEAAEIFLARHPEYAGLDMRLDVVLVAPGRPPVHLAGAFEAE